A single Nostoc sp. PCC 7107 DNA region contains:
- a CDS encoding HlyD family efflux transporter periplasmic adaptor subunit — protein MNLLSTQSNHTDNSFHELNSEQLPIFDVNEFIPSIGKWITVAGSVMISIIVLGVILSSILKYNVAVKVPATIRPLGELKVVESAVTGTVQKIEAKDSQIVKQGQAIASVDDSRLQNQKSQLQTTIQKSKLQLGQIEAQLSEINIQLTAQTELMNRTILAAQAELSGTERNYQDQRIKAFAEMTQAQTAFSLAKLQKDRLRREKLLTTTVQETEAALALARVQRDRLQREKLLQSTVQAAQTALNIAQKQKDRLQRDQLLKITVQEAEAALQMAKLQRDRLQSIVALGAVPLNLFEEKAQAVKEAEAKLVQTKANTKNLLEDKEQGVISAQAKLAQAQENAKNSLEEKVQAVKAAETKLEQAKANAKNSLEEKDQALTIAETNLTKVKTALNPSDSPVAVASARIQQEQAKKAADLAALKKERETLLQQRTEFHKQLDSAQKQLQQTENDLSKTVIRAPSEGILLQFKLRNPGQIVQPSEAIAQIAPLDAPLQIKARVPAQDIDKVKANQQVQMQVSACPYPDYGTLQGIVATIAPDALAVEKNGTLPTVQPAPAYEVTIVPQTSFVGRGDRQCHLKPGMEGRADIISRQETIMQFILRKARLIADI, from the coding sequence TATCTTCAATTCTCAAGTACAATGTCGCAGTGAAAGTTCCGGCAACAATTAGACCTTTAGGAGAACTAAAAGTTGTTGAGTCTGCTGTTACGGGAACTGTGCAGAAAATTGAGGCGAAAGATAGTCAGATAGTTAAACAAGGACAAGCGATCGCCTCTGTTGATGATTCGCGTCTGCAAAATCAAAAAAGTCAACTACAAACCACCATTCAAAAGAGTAAATTACAACTAGGTCAAATTGAGGCTCAACTAAGTGAAATTAACATTCAACTTACGGCTCAAACTGAACTAATGAACCGGACGATTTTAGCGGCGCAAGCAGAGTTAAGCGGTACTGAACGCAACTATCAAGATCAGCGAATTAAAGCTTTTGCGGAAATGACGCAAGCACAAACAGCTTTTAGTTTAGCGAAACTACAAAAAGATCGATTACGGCGAGAAAAACTCTTAACTACCACTGTCCAAGAAACAGAAGCCGCTTTGGCGTTAGCGAGAGTGCAACGCGATCGCTTACAGCGGGAAAAATTATTACAATCAACTGTACAAGCAGCACAAACAGCCTTGAATATCGCCCAAAAGCAAAAAGATAGATTGCAGCGTGATCAACTTTTAAAGATTACTGTGCAAGAAGCAGAAGCCGCTTTGCAAATGGCTAAGTTACAACGCGATCGCTTGCAGTCGATAGTAGCACTAGGAGCAGTGCCACTCAATTTATTTGAAGAAAAAGCGCAAGCAGTCAAAGAAGCGGAAGCTAAATTAGTCCAAACTAAAGCCAATACGAAAAATCTTCTGGAAGACAAAGAACAAGGGGTGATTTCGGCGCAAGCCAAACTTGCTCAAGCTCAAGAAAATGCCAAAAATAGCTTAGAAGAAAAAGTACAAGCAGTCAAAGCGGCGGAAACTAAGTTAGAACAAGCCAAAGCTAATGCGAAAAACAGCTTAGAAGAAAAAGACCAAGCACTCACAATTGCTGAAACCAATTTAACTAAGGTGAAAACTGCATTGAATCCGAGTGATTCGCCTGTAGCGGTAGCATCTGCACGCATTCAGCAAGAACAGGCAAAGAAAGCAGCAGATTTAGCAGCTTTGAAAAAGGAAAGAGAAACCTTACTCCAGCAGCGCACAGAATTTCACAAACAATTAGACAGCGCACAAAAACAACTCCAACAAACCGAAAATGACTTGAGTAAGACTGTCATTCGCGCGCCGAGTGAGGGAATTTTGCTGCAATTTAAACTCCGCAACCCTGGACAAATTGTACAACCTAGTGAAGCGATCGCCCAGATTGCACCTTTAGATGCACCATTGCAAATCAAAGCGAGAGTCCCCGCGCAAGATATCGACAAGGTGAAAGCAAATCAACAAGTTCAAATGCAGGTTTCGGCTTGTCCTTATCCAGATTACGGCACACTCCAGGGTATTGTAGCCACAATCGCACCAGATGCTTTAGCCGTGGAAAAAAACGGTACATTACCTACTGTACAGCCAGCGCCAGCTTATGAAGTGACAATTGTACCGCAAACTTCATTTGTTGGTAGAGGCGATCGCCAGTGTCATCTCAAACCAGGAATGGAGGGACGCGCTGATATCATTTCTCGCCAAGAAACAATTATGCAATTCATTCTGCGAAAAGCCAGATTAATTGCAGATATTTAA
- a CDS encoding AAA family ATPase gives MLEQPMIALEGYKILRELYNSPRSQVYQGYREFDRQPVVLKLLREEYPTPEAIARFKLEYELTRRFQVPGIIQAYSVEKYQNTLVLVLEDFGGQPLRSFLNQQPLGLENFLHIAIQVTAALGAIHQQQIIHKDINPGNILLNPQTQQTKIIDFGIATLLSKENPTLLNLNILEGTLAYISPEQTGRMNRAIDYRSDFYSLGVTFYELLTQQLPFISEDPVELVHSHIAKQAISPHKLNPAIPVVISNLVMKLLEKTAEERYQSAFGLQVDLQKCLDLFISTGGIKTFELGQKDSSDRFQIPQKLYGREQEVTDLLIAFDRASHGKSEVMLIAGYSGIGKSALVQEIYKPITQKRGYFISGKFDQFQRNIPYSSLIQAFTALIRQLLTATETEINLWREKLLNALGDNGQVIIDVISEVELIIGKQPPVVELPPQEAQNRFNLVFQNFITVFTQKEHPLVIFLDDLQWADSASLQLIELLTSQLGSRYLLLIGAYRDHEVDSTHPLQSAIASLTAAGVIIHELTLTPLELPQIHALLSDTFNSHDWAKLTPLAQLLQQKTNGNPFFMNEFLKSLYTEGLLQFDVQSREWDWQLSQIQAAQITDNVVELMAGKIQKLPTASQQALQLASCIGNQFDLKTLAIVKEKSLTETAAELWEAVEMGLIFPQGNDYQLLQVGDREIAANLTNLDVVYKFLHDRVQQAAYSLIPTKEKQAVHWQIGQLLLQNITTAEQEEKIFDIVNQLNFGLDLITDEQQRQQLAQLNLTAGNKAKASAAYEPALDYLTTGLNCLAASCWQQQYSLALSLHEAAVEAAYLTGAFEYMDELIEVVLRHARTTLDQVQVYAIKIQSLVARDELLTAAKLGLQVLKLLGVPLAANPGQIQILLGLLKTKLALAGRQVQTLADLPRLTNPTKLAAIRILASIASSTYLAAPNLFPLTVFKQVELSAIHGNVPESAFAYATYGLILCGVVGDLTGGYEFGELALKLIERYGAKNLQARVLFVVNSFVRHWREPIANTIPALQIAFQVGRDTGDTEYAAFAANVATSHGYFCGQDLKEVDKSLATYLEIIQKFKKKPVFDLIQIYRQAIANLQGKNTNPCELIGEFYDITASLPLHIETNYRTATFTVYTHLLTLNYWFEDYKTAWQNAELAIPYLDAVVALFIIGWFNFYDSLVRLALAPTKTVTERQALLKQVTANQKKLKTWAQSAPSNYAHKLALVEAEWHRVHGETAEAIACYDCAINLAQENNYPNEAALANELAAKFYLAQNKQKVAQGYMQDAAYLYLQWGATAKVKYLETQYPQLLSRKLERINIPHISTKNTNASSVTSSSGSASLDLVTVIKASQALSGEIKLDKLLANLMQILMENAGAQRGFLLLETKGKFLIEAQGTVEQNNIQVLESLPIENSSMFSVAIVNYVIRTKTSVVLNDAARKGEFVSDAYIRQFQPRSLLCAPLINQGKLTGIIYLENNLTTGAFTPDRLELLNVLSTQAAISLENARLYTDLAALNQAYERFVPRQFLQFLNKQSIVDVQLGDQVQREMSVLFTDIRSFTTLSETLTPAENFQFINSYLSCMEPIIIQHNGFIDKYIGDAIMALFAGNADDAVQAGIAMLQALVTYNQERQVQGDLPIKIGIGINTGSLILGTVGGFNRMDGTVISDAVNLASRIEGLTKTFNTPLLITDQTFQRLKNCDRSHIRIVGQVKVKGKITAVTVHEVFTADVAEVRQGKLATRELFTEALTLYEAQQFTSAAQHFQDCLQQNPLDQVAQIYLNLCQAELKFSNILPEEIKL, from the coding sequence ATGCTTGAGCAACCTATGATCGCACTGGAAGGGTACAAAATTTTAAGAGAACTGTATAATAGCCCTCGTTCTCAGGTATATCAGGGATACCGAGAGTTCGATCGCCAACCAGTAGTGTTGAAATTATTGCGGGAGGAGTATCCTACCCCAGAAGCGATCGCACGATTTAAACTCGAATACGAACTGACACGCCGCTTTCAAGTTCCGGGAATTATCCAAGCCTACAGCGTCGAAAAATATCAAAATACTCTAGTCCTAGTTTTAGAAGATTTTGGTGGACAACCGCTGCGGAGTTTCCTGAATCAACAACCTCTAGGGCTGGAGAATTTTCTGCACATTGCAATTCAAGTTACAGCGGCTTTAGGTGCAATTCATCAGCAACAAATTATTCATAAAGATATTAATCCTGGCAATATTCTCCTCAATCCTCAAACGCAACAGACAAAGATTATTGATTTTGGGATTGCGACGCTGTTGTCGAAGGAAAATCCTACTTTACTTAACCTGAATATTTTAGAAGGAACACTGGCGTACATTTCGCCTGAACAAACAGGAAGAATGAATCGGGCGATTGATTATCGTAGCGATTTTTATTCTTTAGGGGTGACTTTTTACGAACTATTGACACAACAATTACCCTTTATTAGTGAAGATCCAGTCGAACTTGTCCACAGTCATATTGCAAAACAAGCAATTTCTCCCCATAAACTAAATCCGGCAATTCCTGTAGTCATTTCTAATTTAGTGATGAAGTTACTCGAAAAAACTGCGGAAGAAAGATATCAAAGTGCCTTTGGTTTGCAAGTAGACTTGCAGAAATGCCTGGATTTATTCATCAGTACAGGTGGAATTAAAACCTTTGAATTAGGACAGAAAGATAGTTCTGATAGATTTCAAATTCCCCAAAAACTTTACGGAAGAGAACAAGAAGTTACAGATTTACTCATAGCTTTTGATCGGGCTAGTCATGGAAAAAGTGAAGTTATGTTGATTGCGGGTTATTCCGGGATTGGCAAATCAGCTTTAGTGCAGGAAATTTACAAACCAATTACTCAAAAACGGGGATATTTCATCTCAGGCAAGTTTGACCAATTTCAACGAAATATTCCCTACAGTTCTTTAATTCAAGCATTCACAGCTTTAATTCGCCAACTTTTAACCGCAACAGAAACAGAAATCAATCTCTGGCGGGAAAAATTATTAAATGCTTTGGGCGACAATGGTCAAGTAATTATTGATGTAATTTCTGAAGTAGAACTGATTATTGGGAAACAGCCGCCTGTTGTTGAACTACCACCGCAGGAAGCCCAAAATCGATTTAATTTAGTATTTCAAAACTTTATTACTGTTTTTACGCAAAAAGAACATCCTTTAGTAATTTTCTTGGATGATTTGCAATGGGCGGATAGTGCATCGTTGCAATTAATTGAGTTATTAACTAGTCAATTAGGCAGCCGCTACTTATTACTGATTGGTGCTTATCGAGATCATGAAGTAGATTCTACCCATCCTTTGCAAAGTGCGATCGCTTCTTTAACAGCAGCCGGGGTAATCATTCACGAACTCACATTGACACCGTTAGAATTACCCCAAATTCATGCACTCCTCAGTGATACCTTTAATAGTCATGATTGGGCGAAGTTAACGCCCCTAGCACAACTGTTACAGCAGAAAACTAACGGCAATCCCTTCTTTATGAATGAATTCCTCAAATCGCTGTATACAGAAGGATTGCTGCAATTTGATGTGCAAAGCCGGGAATGGGATTGGCAACTCAGCCAAATTCAGGCGGCACAAATTACTGATAATGTTGTGGAATTAATGGCAGGTAAAATTCAAAAACTGCCGACAGCTTCTCAGCAAGCGTTACAGTTAGCATCTTGTATTGGGAATCAATTTGATTTAAAAACTTTAGCGATTGTCAAAGAAAAATCTTTGACAGAAACAGCCGCTGAGTTATGGGAAGCTGTAGAAATGGGGCTGATTTTTCCTCAAGGTAACGACTATCAATTATTACAAGTGGGTGATCGCGAAATTGCCGCTAACTTAACAAATTTGGATGTCGTCTACAAATTCTTACACGATCGCGTCCAGCAAGCAGCTTATTCACTCATCCCCACCAAAGAAAAACAAGCAGTTCACTGGCAAATTGGACAACTGTTATTGCAAAATATCACCACCGCAGAACAAGAAGAAAAGATTTTTGACATTGTTAACCAATTAAACTTCGGCTTAGATTTAATCACAGATGAACAACAGCGACAGCAATTAGCCCAATTAAACCTAACTGCGGGGAACAAAGCCAAAGCCTCCGCCGCCTACGAACCTGCTTTAGATTATTTGACAACGGGACTTAACTGTTTAGCAGCATCCTGTTGGCAACAGCAATATTCTCTCGCTTTATCTCTGCACGAAGCTGCTGTGGAAGCTGCTTATTTGACTGGGGCGTTTGAATACATGGACGAATTAATTGAGGTTGTATTACGTCATGCCCGCACTACACTTGATCAAGTCCAAGTCTACGCTATCAAAATTCAATCTCTTGTTGCCAGAGATGAACTGTTAACAGCCGCAAAATTAGGTTTGCAAGTTCTCAAACTTTTGGGAGTTCCTTTAGCTGCTAACCCTGGACAAATACAAATTCTGTTGGGACTATTAAAAACGAAACTGGCTTTAGCTGGGAGACAGGTACAAACCTTAGCTGATTTACCCAGACTGACAAATCCTACTAAATTAGCCGCAATTCGGATTTTAGCCAGTATTGCTTCGTCAACTTATCTTGCAGCGCCAAATTTGTTTCCTTTAACTGTGTTCAAGCAAGTGGAACTCTCGGCGATACATGGTAATGTGCCGGAATCAGCTTTTGCCTATGCTACTTATGGCTTGATTCTTTGTGGTGTTGTCGGAGATTTGACAGGGGGATATGAGTTTGGTGAGTTGGCGTTAAAACTTATAGAACGCTATGGTGCCAAAAATCTGCAAGCGAGAGTATTGTTTGTTGTGAATAGTTTTGTGCGTCACTGGCGAGAACCAATTGCTAATACCATACCTGCATTGCAAATTGCTTTTCAAGTTGGGCGAGATACGGGTGATACTGAATATGCGGCTTTTGCAGCAAATGTTGCTACCAGTCATGGTTATTTTTGTGGTCAAGATTTAAAAGAAGTAGATAAAAGTTTAGCGACTTATTTAGAAATAATTCAGAAGTTTAAGAAAAAGCCAGTTTTTGATTTAATTCAAATTTATCGTCAGGCGATCGCCAATTTGCAGGGTAAAAATACTAATCCCTGTGAGTTGATAGGGGAGTTTTACGATATCACAGCCAGCTTACCCTTACATATTGAGACGAATTATCGCACAGCGACTTTTACTGTATACACTCATCTGCTGACATTGAATTATTGGTTTGAAGATTACAAGACTGCTTGGCAAAATGCTGAATTAGCAATTCCTTATTTAGATGCAGTAGTGGCGTTATTTATCATTGGGTGGTTTAACTTTTATGATTCTTTGGTGCGGTTAGCCTTAGCGCCAACAAAAACTGTCACAGAACGGCAAGCATTACTCAAACAAGTAACAGCAAATCAAAAGAAATTGAAAACTTGGGCGCAATCTGCACCGAGTAACTACGCTCATAAATTAGCATTGGTAGAAGCAGAATGGCATCGAGTCCACGGTGAAACAGCAGAAGCGATCGCCTGTTATGATTGTGCCATTAATTTAGCCCAAGAAAACAATTATCCTAACGAAGCAGCTTTAGCTAATGAACTAGCAGCCAAGTTTTATCTTGCCCAAAATAAACAGAAAGTTGCCCAAGGATATATGCAGGATGCTGCCTATCTTTATTTACAATGGGGCGCAACGGCTAAAGTTAAATATCTGGAAACTCAATATCCTCAACTTTTAAGCCGCAAGTTAGAAAGAATTAATATCCCTCATATTTCTACCAAAAACACTAACGCCAGTAGTGTCACAAGTAGCAGTGGTTCTGCTTCACTGGATTTGGTGACAGTAATCAAAGCTTCTCAAGCTTTGTCTGGAGAAATTAAGCTAGATAAATTGCTGGCTAATTTAATGCAAATTTTAATGGAAAATGCTGGAGCGCAACGAGGTTTTTTGCTATTAGAAACTAAAGGGAAATTTTTAATCGAAGCGCAAGGCACAGTCGAACAAAATAACATTCAAGTGTTGGAATCATTGCCGATAGAAAATAGCTCAATGTTTTCTGTGGCAATTGTGAATTATGTCATCCGTACTAAAACAAGTGTAGTGCTAAATGACGCTGCTCGCAAAGGCGAATTTGTCAGCGATGCTTACATTCGCCAATTTCAACCGCGATCGCTTTTATGTGCGCCGTTAATTAACCAAGGCAAACTTACAGGTATTATCTATTTAGAAAATAACTTGACTACAGGCGCATTCACTCCTGATCGTCTGGAGTTATTAAATGTACTTTCAACTCAAGCGGCGATTTCTTTAGAAAACGCCCGGTTATACACCGATTTAGCCGCTTTAAACCAAGCTTACGAACGCTTTGTTCCCCGTCAATTTCTGCAATTTCTTAACAAACAAAGTATTGTTGATGTGCAGTTAGGTGATCAAGTCCAGCGGGAAATGTCGGTGTTGTTTACTGATATTCGCTCTTTCACTACTTTATCAGAAACTTTAACACCCGCCGAAAATTTTCAATTTATTAATTCTTATCTGAGTTGCATGGAACCAATCATTATTCAACATAATGGTTTTATTGATAAATATATTGGTGATGCCATCATGGCGTTATTTGCTGGTAATGCTGATGATGCGGTGCAAGCGGGTATTGCGATGTTACAAGCTTTAGTGACTTATAATCAAGAACGGCAAGTGCAAGGAGACTTACCAATTAAAATTGGTATTGGCATTAATACTGGTTCGTTGATTTTAGGCACAGTCGGCGGCTTTAACCGCATGGATGGTACAGTAATTAGTGATGCTGTAAATTTAGCATCAAGAATAGAAGGTTTAACCAAAACATTCAACACACCATTATTAATTACAGACCAAACATTTCAACGGTTAAAGAATTGCGATCGCTCTCATATTCGCATAGTTGGACAGGTAAAAGTCAAAGGTAAAATCACGGCTGTAACTGTTCATGAAGTATTTACTGCTGATGTTGCAGAAGTTCGCCAAGGTAAATTAGCTACTAGAGAATTATTTACGGAAGCACTGACACTTTACGAAGCACAACAATTTACCTCAGCTGCCCAGCATTTTCAAGACTGCTTACAACAAAACCCCTTAGATCAAGTCGCACAAATTTATCTTAATCTTTGTCAGGCAGAGTTGAAGTTTTCAAATATTTTGCCAGAAGAGATTAAGTTATAA
- a CDS encoding peptidase domain-containing ABC transporter — MFDLFKFKHRKKYQCVLQSSEEDCGAACLVSICKHYGRFLSMSKSREAVGTGHLGTTLLGLKRGCETLGFNARAVKAAPAIADRITEINLPAIIHWRGYHWVVLYGKRGKKYVIGDPAIGLRYITREELTTAWNGVMLLLEADPTRFFIQFQEETKQGLGKFFQRVLPYRNLLSQVLLINIVLGVLALGSPVLLQLLTDDVLVRGDTQLLIVVISSVIVSSLFSSSLQVVQSMMIAHFGQRLQLGLVMEFARKILQLPLSYYESRRSGEISSRLRDIDEINQLVSQIVILLPSQFFIAVISFSIMLFYSWQLTIAVILVALLITASTLPFLPILQQKTRSLLVLGAENQGVLVETFKGAQVIKTTNAAPQFWDEFQSRFGRLAHLTFSTIQIGIINSTVARLISTIGGVFLLGLGSILVIQGQLSIGQILAFNALQVNIFNLINSLVGFGDEYFRSQTAVSRLLEVIEATPEVIGGSQKPTVQIPADADIRFSQVTFHHAGRVDLLEEFSLKLPGGNAIALIGKSGCGKSSLAKLIAGLYQLNSGNIRIGFYNIQDIALDCLRQQVVYVPQEPHFWSRSILDNFRLGTPHISFEEIVKACEIADADNFISQLPNNYQTVLGEFGANLSGGQRQRLAIARGILTNPPILILDEATAGLDPVSEAQVLDRLLAHRKGKTTILITHRPSVVHCADWIVMLDQGQVQLQGTLETFLSQQGEHLKFLSF, encoded by the coding sequence ATGTTTGATCTATTCAAATTCAAACACCGAAAAAAATATCAGTGTGTTTTACAATCCAGTGAAGAGGACTGTGGAGCCGCTTGTCTAGTTTCGATTTGCAAACATTACGGACGCTTCTTAAGCATGAGTAAAAGCCGAGAAGCGGTAGGAACAGGACATTTAGGCACAACTTTATTAGGACTCAAACGCGGCTGTGAGACATTGGGATTTAATGCAAGAGCCGTGAAAGCTGCACCGGCGATCGCAGATAGAATTACAGAAATCAATTTACCAGCAATTATTCATTGGCGCGGCTATCACTGGGTTGTGCTGTACGGTAAGCGAGGAAAAAAGTATGTGATTGGTGATCCGGCGATCGGTTTACGCTACATCACCCGCGAAGAATTAACTACCGCGTGGAATGGAGTTATGCTCTTATTAGAGGCTGACCCCACGCGCTTTTTTATACAGTTTCAGGAAGAAACAAAGCAGGGTTTAGGAAAATTTTTTCAGCGTGTATTACCTTATCGAAATTTACTGAGTCAGGTATTGCTGATCAATATTGTTTTAGGTGTACTGGCGCTGGGTAGTCCGGTTTTGCTGCAACTATTAACAGATGATGTTTTAGTGCGGGGAGATACTCAATTACTGATTGTTGTGATTTCATCTGTTATTGTCAGCAGCTTATTTAGTAGTAGTTTGCAAGTCGTACAATCTATGATGATTGCTCATTTTGGTCAACGGCTGCAATTAGGATTGGTAATGGAGTTTGCCCGCAAAATTCTTCAGTTACCTTTGAGTTATTATGAATCGCGCCGCAGTGGGGAAATTTCTAGCCGATTAAGAGATATTGATGAAATTAATCAGTTAGTGTCGCAAATCGTAATTTTATTACCCAGCCAGTTTTTTATTGCGGTAATTTCTTTCAGCATTATGCTGTTTTATAGCTGGCAGTTAACAATTGCTGTTATCTTAGTTGCTTTATTAATTACGGCATCTACCTTACCTTTTTTACCTATTCTTCAACAAAAAACTCGCAGTTTATTGGTTTTAGGTGCAGAAAATCAAGGTGTGTTGGTAGAAACATTTAAAGGCGCACAGGTAATTAAAACGACGAATGCTGCTCCGCAATTTTGGGATGAATTTCAAAGCCGCTTTGGTCGTTTGGCACACTTAACTTTTAGTACAATTCAAATTGGGATAATTAACAGTACTGTTGCGAGATTAATTTCTACTATTGGTGGAGTATTTTTATTAGGATTAGGCAGTATTTTAGTCATTCAAGGACAGTTAAGTATTGGTCAAATTTTAGCTTTTAATGCTTTACAAGTTAATATCTTTAATTTAATTAACTCTTTAGTTGGGTTTGGGGATGAATATTTTCGATCGCAAACGGCTGTGTCTCGGCTGTTAGAAGTTATTGAAGCGACACCAGAAGTAATTGGAGGAAGTCAAAAACCAACTGTGCAAATACCTGCGGATGCAGATATTCGTTTTTCCCAAGTTACCTTTCATCATGCTGGGAGAGTTGATTTGTTAGAAGAATTTTCGCTGAAACTCCCTGGGGGAAATGCGATCGCTTTGATTGGTAAATCAGGGTGTGGGAAAAGTTCTTTAGCAAAACTGATTGCAGGTTTATATCAGTTGAATTCTGGGAATATCCGCATTGGTTTTTATAATATTCAGGATATCGCCCTTGATTGTCTACGCCAACAAGTAGTTTATGTACCGCAAGAACCGCATTTTTGGAGTCGCTCGATTTTAGATAACTTTCGCTTAGGTACTCCCCATATTTCCTTTGAGGAAATTGTCAAAGCTTGTGAAATTGCAGATGCGGATAATTTTATTAGTCAATTACCAAATAATTATCAAACTGTTTTAGGAGAATTTGGTGCAAATCTCTCTGGTGGACAACGACAAAGATTAGCGATCGCTAGAGGAATTCTCACCAATCCACCTATATTGATTTTAGATGAAGCAACAGCCGGACTTGACCCTGTGAGTGAAGCGCAAGTCTTAGATCGGTTGTTAGCACATCGTAAAGGTAAAACTACAATTTTGATTACTCATCGTCCTAGTGTAGTGCATTGTGCTGATTGGATTGTCATGCTAGATCAAGGTCAAGTGCAATTACAAGGTACACTGGAAACATTTCTCTCTCAACAAGGAGAACATTTAAAATTTTTATCTTTTTAA